A region from the Sandaracinus amylolyticus genome encodes:
- a CDS encoding peroxisomal multifunctional enzyme type 2, translating into MSKELRFDGKVVVVTGAGNGLGRSHALEFARRGAKVVVNDLGGSHTGEGASQTAAQKVVDEIKAAGGEAVANYDSVENGENIVETAIDTFGRIDVLINNAGILRDVSFAKMTEQDWDLVYRVHVKGAFKCTHAAWPHMRDQKFGRIIMTASAAGIYGNFGQANYAMAKLGLAGFANTLAIEGRKNNVIVNTIAPVAGSRMTETVMPQNLLDALKPEYVTALVVELCHESHEDTGGLYEVGGGYYGKLRWERTKGKLFRLGRPVKAEDVHEAWGEISKFDESATHPPHIAGSLQPIMDNVEAGPSKGGNQYIDVDQALGYEFPEMKSAYDERDLALYALGVGAARDPNDDRDLQLVYEMHGSGFKPLPTYGVIPAINCILTMGKEGKTAPGMKYGLDRVLHGEQYLELVRPLPPKQKLVHKAKIKDIWDKGSDGGKKGGAVVITAIESFDEDGDLLIKNEVSTFVRGAGGWGGDRGPAAEVNVAPDRAPDARVEQTIDSNQALLYRLSGDWNPLHADPGFAKAFGFERPILHGLCTFGYAARHVIQSFAKDGDPRYFKSIKVRFADPVLPGETVITEMWKESETRILFRVKVKERDKVVISNAAIELFPELPKAKEKKKPAAASAGGGGTPIPNSSDVFAGIAAFVAKKGADAVSQAKTIFAFKLKSPDSVWTLDLKNGTGSVAQGESVPAECTFEITDADFMDMVSGKADAMKLFTTGKLKISGNVMASQKLGPILKNVDPNDVMAAAKKRSGGGASAPEPHQAGSVEVTPTSEDIFGGITRYVAKNTDLAAKIKIVYAFKLKNPDSVWTIDLKNGNGAVLKGEPIPAECTLEISDADFMDMCTGKSDAMKLFTTGKLKISGNVMASQKLDFLRKVDPKDVEAAMKARTGAGGGEKSAAVAAAPSAQPKSAQAPAIVDALSKRIASNAGLVREVGYVVELRVKDPENVWTIDLKNGSGSVVSGGGKGADTIVTISDADLATLASGATTPQKLYQRGALRIDGDAHVAQRLGFMTKLA; encoded by the coding sequence ATGTCGAAGGAGCTCCGGTTCGACGGGAAGGTCGTCGTCGTCACGGGCGCGGGCAACGGGCTCGGGCGTTCGCACGCGCTGGAGTTCGCGCGGCGTGGCGCGAAGGTCGTCGTGAACGACCTCGGTGGCTCGCACACCGGTGAAGGAGCGAGCCAGACCGCGGCGCAGAAGGTCGTCGACGAGATCAAGGCCGCGGGAGGCGAAGCGGTCGCCAACTACGACTCGGTCGAGAACGGCGAGAACATCGTCGAGACCGCGATCGACACGTTCGGCCGCATCGACGTGCTGATCAACAACGCGGGCATCCTGCGCGACGTCTCGTTCGCGAAGATGACCGAGCAGGACTGGGACCTCGTCTATCGCGTGCACGTCAAAGGTGCGTTCAAGTGCACCCACGCGGCGTGGCCCCACATGCGCGATCAGAAGTTCGGCCGGATCATCATGACGGCGAGCGCCGCCGGCATCTACGGCAACTTCGGTCAGGCGAATTACGCGATGGCGAAGCTCGGCCTGGCCGGGTTCGCGAACACGCTCGCGATCGAAGGGCGCAAGAACAACGTCATCGTCAACACGATCGCGCCGGTCGCGGGCTCGCGCATGACCGAGACGGTCATGCCGCAGAACCTGCTCGACGCGCTGAAGCCGGAGTACGTGACGGCGCTCGTGGTCGAGCTCTGCCACGAGTCGCACGAGGACACCGGCGGCCTCTACGAGGTCGGCGGCGGCTACTACGGCAAGCTCCGGTGGGAGCGCACGAAGGGCAAGCTGTTCCGCCTCGGACGTCCGGTGAAGGCCGAGGACGTGCACGAGGCGTGGGGCGAGATCTCGAAGTTCGACGAGAGCGCGACGCACCCGCCGCACATCGCGGGATCGCTCCAGCCGATCATGGACAACGTCGAGGCCGGCCCGAGCAAGGGTGGCAATCAGTACATCGACGTCGATCAGGCGCTCGGATACGAGTTCCCGGAGATGAAGAGCGCCTATGACGAGCGCGATCTCGCGCTCTATGCGCTCGGCGTCGGCGCGGCGCGCGACCCCAACGACGATCGCGATCTGCAGCTCGTCTACGAGATGCACGGCAGTGGGTTCAAGCCGCTGCCGACGTACGGAGTCATCCCGGCGATCAACTGCATCCTCACGATGGGCAAGGAGGGCAAGACCGCGCCGGGCATGAAGTACGGTCTCGATCGCGTGCTGCACGGCGAGCAGTACCTCGAGCTCGTGCGCCCGCTGCCGCCCAAGCAGAAGCTCGTCCACAAGGCGAAGATCAAGGACATCTGGGACAAGGGCAGCGACGGCGGCAAGAAGGGCGGCGCCGTCGTGATCACCGCGATCGAGAGCTTCGACGAGGACGGCGATCTGCTGATCAAGAACGAGGTCAGCACGTTCGTCCGCGGCGCCGGCGGATGGGGCGGTGATCGCGGTCCTGCCGCGGAGGTGAACGTCGCGCCGGATCGCGCGCCCGACGCGCGCGTCGAGCAGACGATCGACTCGAACCAGGCGCTGCTCTACCGCCTCTCCGGCGACTGGAACCCGCTGCACGCCGACCCGGGCTTCGCAAAGGCGTTCGGCTTCGAGCGCCCGATCCTCCACGGCCTGTGCACGTTCGGATATGCCGCGCGGCACGTGATCCAGTCGTTCGCGAAGGACGGGGATCCTCGCTACTTCAAGAGCATCAAGGTGCGCTTCGCCGATCCGGTGCTCCCGGGCGAGACGGTGATCACCGAGATGTGGAAGGAGAGCGAGACTCGCATCCTCTTCCGCGTGAAGGTGAAGGAGCGCGACAAGGTCGTGATCTCCAACGCCGCGATCGAGCTCTTCCCGGAGCTGCCGAAGGCCAAGGAGAAGAAGAAGCCCGCGGCCGCGAGCGCGGGCGGTGGTGGCACTCCGATCCCGAATTCGAGCGACGTCTTCGCCGGGATCGCGGCGTTCGTCGCGAAGAAGGGCGCCGACGCGGTCAGTCAGGCGAAGACGATCTTCGCGTTCAAGCTCAAGAGTCCGGACTCGGTCTGGACTCTCGATCTGAAGAACGGGACTGGCTCCGTCGCGCAGGGTGAGAGCGTGCCCGCCGAGTGCACGTTCGAGATCACCGACGCGGACTTCATGGACATGGTCAGCGGCAAGGCCGACGCCATGAAGCTCTTCACCACGGGCAAGCTGAAGATCAGCGGCAACGTGATGGCGTCGCAGAAGCTCGGGCCGATCCTCAAGAACGTCGATCCCAACGACGTGATGGCCGCCGCGAAGAAGCGCAGCGGTGGAGGTGCATCGGCGCCCGAGCCGCACCAGGCGGGCAGCGTCGAGGTCACCCCGACGAGCGAGGACATCTTCGGCGGCATCACGCGCTACGTCGCGAAGAACACCGACCTCGCGGCGAAGATCAAGATCGTCTACGCGTTCAAGCTGAAGAATCCCGACAGCGTCTGGACGATCGATCTCAAGAACGGCAACGGCGCGGTCCTGAAGGGCGAGCCGATCCCGGCGGAGTGCACGCTGGAGATCAGCGACGCCGACTTCATGGACATGTGCACCGGCAAGTCGGACGCGATGAAGCTGTTCACGACCGGCAAGCTGAAGATCAGCGGCAACGTGATGGCGTCGCAGAAGCTCGACTTCCTCCGCAAGGTCGACCCGAAGGACGTCGAGGCCGCGATGAAGGCGCGCACCGGCGCGGGTGGCGGCGAGAAGAGCGCCGCAGTCGCCGCCGCGCCGAGCGCTCAGCCGAAGAGCGCGCAGGCGCCCGCGATCGTCGACGCGCTGAGCAAGCGCATCGCGAGCAACGCGGGGCTCGTTCGTGAGGTCGGATACGTCGTCGAGCTCCGGGTGAAGGACCCGGAGAACGTCTGGACGATCGATCTCAAGAACGGCAGCGGCAGTGTCGTGAGCGGCGGCGGAAAGGGCGCCGACACGATCGTCACGATCAGCGACGCGGACCTCGCGACGCTCGCCAGCGGCGCGACGACGCCCCAGAAGCTCTACCAGCGCGGCGCGCTCCGGATCGACGGAGACGCGCACGTCGCGCAGCGCCTCGGATTCATGACGAAGCTCGCGTGA
- a CDS encoding sialidase family protein has protein sequence MTGTSARAMAVSVASILTWTLIVLACDGELGGSAPQLDPRRDAQVADGEDAGSTNVDEDGGGAPLPADGGTTSRDDAGATPVADAGSTPVVDAGTGGGDQVAIFVAQGYVGRTTISCDDGRTWIENRSMDDSLRCFEGVDCDHHPGRAKGIVYTRDGTFVATYGWGPAGGVDRSRDGVTWERTLEGTTFGGIASEGDHVLLGAHDVRVSEDDGATWSSPITSALEGWNVRRAGASSAGGGRLLLVGDGGDVTLSSDDGRTWWRPRSIPGSCGAAIQNDGGIGTIGETMVIVGGNGDVCHSRDGGTTWTAGSLGTSVSSADVVSTGSELMVWGGGRVFRSRDGATWTSTPLSPGGVAIGAVTRGASGTFVAVNGGWDQWYERQRFYRSTDGVNWTELPQTAYVRSHPILQIREGRVPRSTCE, from the coding sequence ATGACCGGAACCAGCGCGCGCGCGATGGCGGTGAGCGTCGCCTCGATCCTCACCTGGACCCTGATCGTGCTCGCGTGCGACGGCGAGCTCGGAGGCAGCGCGCCCCAGCTCGACCCGCGCCGCGACGCGCAGGTCGCGGACGGCGAGGACGCGGGCTCGACGAACGTCGACGAGGATGGTGGCGGCGCGCCTCTCCCCGCCGACGGCGGCACGACGTCACGCGACGACGCGGGCGCGACGCCGGTCGCCGACGCGGGCTCGACGCCGGTGGTCGACGCGGGCACGGGCGGCGGCGATCAGGTCGCGATCTTCGTCGCGCAGGGCTACGTCGGGCGCACGACGATCTCGTGCGACGACGGCCGCACGTGGATCGAGAACCGCTCGATGGACGACTCGCTGCGCTGCTTCGAGGGCGTCGACTGCGATCATCATCCGGGGCGCGCGAAGGGCATCGTCTACACGCGCGACGGCACGTTCGTCGCGACGTACGGCTGGGGCCCCGCGGGCGGTGTGGATCGCAGCCGCGACGGCGTGACGTGGGAGCGCACGCTCGAGGGCACGACGTTCGGCGGCATCGCGAGCGAGGGCGATCACGTGCTGCTCGGCGCGCACGACGTGCGCGTCTCGGAGGACGACGGCGCGACGTGGAGCTCGCCGATCACGTCGGCGCTCGAGGGGTGGAACGTGCGGCGCGCGGGCGCGTCGAGCGCGGGCGGTGGTCGCTTGCTGCTGGTGGGCGACGGCGGCGACGTGACGCTGAGCTCCGACGATGGCCGCACGTGGTGGAGGCCGAGATCGATCCCCGGGTCGTGCGGCGCGGCGATCCAGAACGACGGCGGGATCGGGACGATCGGCGAGACGATGGTGATCGTCGGCGGCAACGGCGACGTGTGTCACTCGCGCGATGGCGGCACGACGTGGACCGCGGGGTCGCTCGGCACGTCGGTGTCGTCGGCGGACGTGGTGTCGACCGGCAGCGAGCTGATGGTGTGGGGCGGCGGTCGCGTGTTCCGCTCGCGCGACGGCGCGACGTGGACGTCGACGCCGCTCTCGCCGGGCGGCGTCGCGATCGGCGCGGTCACGCGCGGCGCGAGCGGCACGTTCGTCGCGGTGAACGGCGGCTGGGACCAGTGGTACGAGCGGCAGCGCTTCTATCGCAGCACCGACGGCGTGAACTGGACCGAGCTGCCGCAGACCGCGTACGTGCGCAGCCATCCGATCCTGCAGATCCGCGAGGGACGCGTGCCGCGCTCGACGTGCGAGTGA
- a CDS encoding CehA/McbA family metallohydrolase has product MRASLLRCFTISALSMVLACGEPEDDAVDGGEDAGPQPTCESPPELELGDPDGHAEPLGAGPGEARAGRIAGDALPPFPSGLGMWDEGGFLLANDRVAMVIEDVGPSHLYDPWGGRPLGIARVEDGALVDVGDFGEILILTGRYTVMTTSVTVLADGSDGGAAIVRASGPLRALPFFEAITARRLSTEFEGVDAAIDYVLEPGSSHVDVRITYASSLAFPTGSITTMHGFMYTPRMPAFAPGPGFSPQSVSVDAISYTDERGVGFVYEVPGDDLSVGINASGFESRFTARRPIADCGLTTVEHARLTIGGPGVDALQRAHAEENDVAMRTIEGVVRDASGAPAAGVRVHVRASEERYLTRSLPTGDDGRYVVHVPASEGALELFAYRQGDALVGPVAIDAASTTRDLALGAGGWVRVTVADESGAALPSRIQVLPLDGASVPSVPSAFGEALPTSGRVQVALSEDGTETLRVPAGRWRVVMSRGYEYELESRDVEITSDGQTIDVSGQLARVIETPDVQCADFHIHTRRSNDSADDVTYKLRGAIADGLEIPVRSDHEFAADFTAEVGALGVEAWAYGGIGSVEMSSMELWGHMGVVPLTPDPTQINHGTPLWQEWPTPEQPDLPLRTMSPVEVFDAARARPERPTVIINHPLGDTNYFGYVGYDPVTGTVEREDDWDDEFTAVEIFNDADWRRERERLVVHWLSFLDRGRRVFAVGSSDSHGLDGSPVGYPRTCMALGTDDPRELTPPGVRDAVAQGRSTISGGIYVDATIGEAGPGADVVAGGARATVHVRVQAASWVDVDAIEIVVDGRTLDTIEILPGDAPDPVARPHVRFERDVEFDVAEGRGSYVIVAAYGDATLEPVHRGRVPFGVTNPIFVTR; this is encoded by the coding sequence ATGCGCGCGTCGCTTCTTCGTTGCTTCACGATCTCCGCTCTCTCGATGGTGCTCGCGTGCGGCGAGCCCGAGGACGATGCCGTCGACGGCGGCGAGGACGCGGGGCCGCAGCCCACGTGCGAGAGCCCACCGGAGCTCGAGCTCGGCGATCCGGATGGCCATGCCGAGCCGCTCGGCGCAGGGCCGGGAGAAGCGCGCGCGGGGCGCATCGCGGGCGACGCGCTGCCGCCGTTCCCCAGCGGCCTCGGGATGTGGGACGAGGGCGGGTTCCTGCTCGCGAACGATCGCGTCGCGATGGTGATCGAGGACGTCGGGCCCTCGCACCTCTACGACCCGTGGGGCGGACGGCCGCTCGGCATCGCGCGCGTGGAGGACGGCGCGCTCGTCGACGTGGGCGACTTCGGCGAGATCCTGATCCTGACCGGTCGCTACACCGTGATGACGACGAGCGTGACCGTGCTCGCCGACGGCAGCGACGGAGGCGCCGCGATCGTGCGCGCGTCGGGTCCGCTCCGCGCATTGCCGTTCTTCGAGGCGATCACCGCGCGTCGTCTGTCGACCGAGTTCGAAGGGGTCGACGCCGCGATCGACTACGTGCTCGAGCCGGGCTCGAGCCACGTCGACGTGCGCATCACCTACGCGTCGTCGCTCGCGTTCCCGACGGGATCGATCACGACGATGCACGGCTTCATGTACACGCCGCGCATGCCGGCGTTCGCGCCGGGGCCGGGCTTCTCGCCGCAGAGCGTGAGCGTCGACGCGATCTCGTACACCGACGAGCGCGGCGTCGGGTTCGTGTACGAGGTTCCGGGCGACGATCTCTCCGTCGGCATCAACGCATCCGGGTTCGAGTCGCGCTTCACCGCGCGGCGGCCGATCGCGGACTGCGGTCTCACGACGGTCGAGCACGCGCGGCTCACGATTGGCGGGCCCGGGGTCGACGCGCTGCAGCGCGCGCACGCCGAGGAGAACGACGTCGCGATGCGAACGATCGAGGGCGTGGTGCGCGATGCGAGCGGCGCGCCCGCGGCGGGCGTGCGCGTGCACGTGCGCGCGAGCGAGGAGCGCTATCTGACGCGCTCGCTGCCCACCGGCGACGATGGCCGCTACGTGGTGCACGTGCCGGCGAGCGAAGGGGCGCTCGAGCTCTTCGCGTATCGACAGGGCGATGCGCTCGTCGGGCCGGTGGCGATCGACGCGGCGAGCACGACGCGCGATCTCGCGCTCGGTGCGGGCGGATGGGTGCGGGTGACGGTGGCCGACGAGAGCGGGGCCGCGCTGCCTTCGCGCATCCAGGTGCTCCCGCTCGACGGCGCGAGCGTGCCCTCGGTGCCGAGCGCGTTCGGAGAGGCGCTGCCGACGTCGGGGCGCGTGCAGGTCGCGCTGAGCGAGGACGGGACCGAGACGCTGCGTGTGCCCGCGGGGCGCTGGCGCGTGGTGATGTCGCGCGGCTACGAGTACGAGCTCGAGAGCCGCGACGTCGAGATCACGAGCGACGGCCAGACGATCGACGTGAGCGGGCAGCTCGCGCGCGTGATCGAGACGCCGGACGTGCAGTGCGCGGACTTCCACATCCACACCCGCCGCTCGAACGACTCGGCGGACGACGTGACCTACAAGCTGCGCGGCGCGATCGCCGACGGGCTCGAGATCCCGGTGCGCAGCGATCACGAGTTCGCGGCGGACTTCACGGCGGAGGTCGGCGCGCTCGGCGTGGAGGCGTGGGCGTACGGCGGCATCGGGTCGGTCGAGATGAGCAGCATGGAGCTCTGGGGCCACATGGGCGTGGTGCCGCTCACGCCGGATCCGACGCAGATCAACCACGGGACGCCGCTCTGGCAGGAGTGGCCGACGCCGGAGCAGCCCGATCTCCCGCTGCGCACGATGTCGCCCGTCGAGGTGTTCGACGCGGCGCGCGCGCGGCCCGAGCGACCGACGGTGATCATCAATCATCCGCTCGGCGACACGAACTACTTCGGGTACGTCGGCTACGACCCGGTCACCGGCACGGTCGAGCGCGAGGACGACTGGGACGACGAGTTCACCGCGGTCGAGATCTTCAACGACGCGGACTGGCGGCGCGAGCGCGAGCGGCTCGTCGTGCACTGGCTCTCGTTCCTCGATCGCGGCCGGCGCGTGTTCGCGGTCGGATCGAGCGACTCGCACGGGCTCGACGGCTCGCCCGTCGGCTATCCGCGCACGTGCATGGCGCTCGGCACCGACGACCCGCGCGAGCTCACGCCCCCCGGCGTGCGCGACGCGGTCGCGCAGGGACGGTCGACGATCAGCGGCGGGATCTACGTCGACGCGACGATCGGGGAGGCGGGGCCCGGCGCGGACGTGGTCGCGGGCGGCGCGCGCGCGACCGTGCACGTGCGTGTGCAGGCGGCGAGCTGGGTCGACGTCGACGCGATCGAGATCGTCGTCGATGGCCGCACGCTCGACACGATCGAGATCCTGCCCGGAGACGCGCCCGATCCCGTCGCGCGCCCCCACGTGCGCTTCGAGCGCGACGTGGAATTCGACGTCGCGGAGGGGCGCGGCAGCTACGTGATCGTCGCGGCGTACGGCGATGCGACGCTCGAGCCGGTGCACCGCGGGCGCGTGCCCTTCGGCGTGACGAACCCGATCTTCGTCACGCGCTGA
- a CDS encoding Acg family FMN-binding oxidoreductase: MQITSAVAPRIVSTRALVERATRAPSSHNTQPWRFREESDRVVALRADRTRVLSINDPEDRELTISCGAALLHLRVAAAAVGLTTSVSILPSIEDRDLLARVSLAEGVVDPVDRTLARAIDTRRTERGRMHERPVPDALLRELESAAVREGAWLHVVRAPRERDAIASLAAEGDRRLFADREWRRELAVWLRSRRAGDGLTFVPAPVLPIARIVIARVDLGAHVARADHHVATSAPTLAVLGTDRDDVPSWIAAGQALARVLLRAALTGAQASFFNQPIQVASLRPELGAAIGRTTFPQLVMRLGFPVRASAPTPRRAVESVLELSA; encoded by the coding sequence ATGCAGATCACGAGCGCGGTCGCGCCTCGCATCGTGTCCACACGCGCGCTGGTCGAGCGCGCGACCCGCGCGCCCTCGAGCCACAACACGCAGCCGTGGCGCTTCCGCGAAGAGAGTGATCGCGTCGTTGCCCTGCGCGCCGATCGCACGCGCGTGCTCTCGATCAACGATCCCGAGGATCGCGAGCTCACGATCTCGTGTGGCGCAGCGCTCCTGCACCTGCGCGTCGCGGCCGCGGCGGTCGGGCTCACCACGAGCGTGTCGATCCTGCCGTCGATCGAGGATCGCGATCTGCTCGCGCGCGTGAGCCTCGCCGAGGGCGTGGTCGACCCGGTGGACCGCACGCTCGCGCGCGCGATCGACACGCGGCGCACCGAGCGTGGTCGCATGCACGAGCGTCCGGTGCCCGACGCGCTGCTGCGCGAGCTCGAGTCGGCCGCCGTGCGCGAAGGCGCGTGGCTCCACGTCGTGCGCGCGCCGCGCGAGCGGGATGCGATCGCCTCGCTCGCGGCCGAGGGAGATCGTCGTCTCTTCGCGGATCGCGAGTGGCGGCGCGAGCTCGCGGTGTGGCTGCGCTCGCGGCGTGCCGGCGACGGGCTCACGTTCGTCCCGGCGCCCGTGCTCCCGATCGCGCGGATCGTGATCGCGCGCGTCGATCTCGGTGCGCACGTCGCGCGCGCCGATCACCACGTCGCGACGAGCGCGCCGACGCTCGCGGTGCTCGGCACCGATCGCGACGACGTGCCCTCGTGGATCGCCGCGGGACAAGCGCTCGCGCGCGTGCTCCTGCGCGCCGCGCTCACCGGCGCGCAGGCTTCGTTCTTCAATCAGCCGATCCAGGTCGCGTCGCTGCGCCCGGAGCTCGGCGCGGCGATCGGTCGCACGACGTTCCCGCAGCTCGTGATGCGCCTCGGGTTCCCCGTGCGCGCGTCCGCGCCGACGCCGCGCCGCGCGGTCGAGTCGGTCCTCGAGCTCAGCGCGTGA
- a CDS encoding S1 family peptidase has translation MRSTALFLVALSMSILGCSASHGRGSGGDGGPSSSGDGGALCDPGDERVAAVYYGTREPTTLPLTPGEILAIARVELGGLCSGVVIAPRWVLTAAHCLGRRGGDITVGANPDRVDRSISVVRQLAHPSLDIALLELAQDATVAVPGLVPIRIATFALGGLVGTTAEAAGYGEREDGNAGARRFTSEPIVQVRGEFTTIDGMGERGVCFGDSGGPLMVVAEDSSVRVIGALSYGDPDCVGRDNYTRVDLARAWIEENVGETPAPIDGCDGVTEAGTCRGATAVWCDDDALQTDTCSDDELCMPGADGRVTCVPRSDDPCGGIDATGRCEGAVATWCEGGRVRRADCGRCGLACTLDAARGGAVCE, from the coding sequence ATGCGATCCACTGCCCTCTTCCTCGTCGCGCTCTCGATGTCGATCCTCGGCTGCAGCGCATCGCACGGTCGCGGCAGCGGCGGTGACGGAGGCCCATCGAGCAGCGGAGACGGGGGCGCGCTCTGCGATCCCGGAGACGAGCGCGTCGCCGCCGTCTACTACGGTACGCGCGAGCCGACGACGCTGCCGCTGACGCCCGGCGAGATCCTCGCGATCGCGCGCGTCGAGCTCGGCGGGCTGTGCAGCGGCGTCGTGATCGCGCCGCGATGGGTGCTCACGGCCGCGCACTGTCTCGGTCGGCGCGGCGGCGACATCACGGTCGGCGCGAACCCCGATCGCGTCGATCGCAGCATCTCGGTCGTGCGGCAGCTCGCGCACCCGAGCCTCGACATCGCGCTGCTCGAGCTCGCGCAGGACGCGACGGTCGCGGTGCCCGGGCTCGTGCCGATCCGCATCGCGACGTTCGCGCTCGGCGGTCTCGTCGGCACGACCGCGGAGGCCGCGGGCTACGGCGAGCGCGAGGACGGCAACGCGGGCGCGCGGCGCTTCACGTCGGAGCCGATCGTCCAGGTGCGCGGCGAGTTCACGACGATCGACGGGATGGGCGAGCGAGGCGTGTGCTTCGGCGACTCCGGTGGCCCGCTGATGGTCGTCGCGGAGGACTCGAGCGTGCGCGTGATCGGCGCGCTGAGCTACGGCGATCCCGACTGCGTCGGTCGCGACAACTACACGCGCGTCGACCTCGCGCGTGCGTGGATCGAGGAGAACGTCGGCGAGACGCCGGCGCCGATCGACGGCTGCGACGGGGTGACGGAGGCCGGCACGTGCCGCGGCGCGACCGCGGTGTGGTGCGACGACGACGCGCTCCAGACCGACACGTGCAGCGACGACGAGCTGTGCATGCCGGGCGCGGATGGTCGCGTCACGTGCGTGCCGCGCAGCGACGATCCCTGCGGCGGGATCGACGCGACCGGGCGCTGCGAGGGCGCCGTCGCGACGTGGTGCGAGGGTGGGCGGGTGCGGCGCGCGGACTGCGGGCGCTGCGGGCTCGCGTGCACGCTCGACGCGGCGCGCGGCGGCGCCGTGTGCGAGTGA
- a CDS encoding helix-turn-helix transcriptional regulator, with protein MSEVLPSLVRAFVAVIEDADLDAAGARAGLPAIERAMRGEHERVPWDEYAAMLNRVGARLSPVEQELLGERYTEFVSEFRALAQLAMSPERLFRVTLGTLHVTWPHARFEHAWVGDREVTLDVEVPPPYLPCPIWLRASVGVFRALPRSMGLPDAEVEHDLGERGGQFRVHVPSSGTLVARARRAVDARELSLLVEHLLDAIVEPPRPSIGVVPDVLTLQRAWGLTRMEARVARRLATGMRLKDVARDLGISQETARTHLKQLFSKTETNRQVALVALLRGLPLDRSE; from the coding sequence ATGTCCGAAGTCCTGCCCTCGCTCGTGCGTGCCTTCGTCGCGGTGATCGAGGACGCCGACCTCGACGCGGCGGGCGCGCGCGCGGGGCTTCCAGCGATCGAGCGCGCGATGCGGGGCGAGCACGAGCGCGTGCCGTGGGACGAGTACGCGGCGATGCTGAACCGCGTCGGCGCGCGGCTGAGCCCCGTCGAGCAGGAGCTGCTCGGCGAGCGCTACACCGAATTCGTCAGTGAATTCCGCGCTCTCGCGCAGCTCGCGATGTCGCCCGAGCGCCTCTTCCGCGTCACGCTCGGCACGCTCCACGTCACGTGGCCGCACGCACGCTTCGAGCACGCGTGGGTCGGCGATCGCGAAGTGACGCTCGACGTCGAGGTGCCTCCGCCGTACCTGCCGTGCCCCATCTGGCTTCGCGCGTCGGTCGGCGTCTTCCGCGCGCTGCCGCGCTCGATGGGGCTGCCCGACGCCGAGGTGGAGCACGATCTCGGCGAGCGCGGCGGACAGTTCCGGGTGCACGTGCCGAGCTCGGGCACACTCGTCGCGCGCGCACGACGCGCGGTCGACGCACGCGAGCTGAGTCTGCTGGTCGAGCACCTCCTCGATGCGATCGTCGAGCCGCCGCGACCGTCGATCGGCGTGGTCCCCGACGTGCTCACGCTGCAGCGCGCGTGGGGGCTCACGCGCATGGAGGCGCGCGTCGCGCGGCGGCTCGCGACGGGGATGCGCCTCAAGGACGTCGCGCGGGATCTCGGGATCTCGCAGGAGACCGCGCGCACCCACCTGAAGCAGCTCTTCTCGAAGACGGAGACGAACCGCCAGGTCGCGCTCGTCGCGCTGCTGCGCGGGCTGCCGCTCGATCGCTCGGAGTGA